The Corynebacterium jeddahense genome has a window encoding:
- the tal gene encoding transaldolase encodes MTAIDDLYEVGTSTWLDDLSRERIATGNLGEVKKDKSIVGVTTNPAIFAAAMSSGTHYDDQLAELKLAGTTADTAVYAMSVKDVQDACDLFRDTYEETGGKDGRVSIEVDPRFAADEAQTIAQARELWQLVDRENLMIKIPATDESLPAVTAALAEGISVNVTLIFSVERYAQVVEAYKEGVRQAAANGNDVAAIHSVASFFVSRMDTEVDKRLEAIGTDEALALRGKAGIANARLAYALFQREFGPLDVDTLPAGANVQRPLWASTGVKNPAYPATMYVTELAGPDTVNTMPEKTIDAVLRDGGIHGDTLTGTETAARETFAALEAVGIDMDDVVAVLEREGVEKFVDAWQELLDSMTARLA; translated from the coding sequence ATGACTGCAATTGACGACCTGTACGAGGTGGGCACCTCCACCTGGCTCGACGACCTGTCGCGCGAGCGCATCGCCACCGGCAACCTCGGCGAGGTGAAGAAGGACAAGTCCATCGTCGGCGTCACCACCAACCCGGCGATCTTCGCCGCCGCGATGAGCAGCGGCACCCACTACGACGACCAGCTCGCCGAACTGAAGCTCGCCGGCACGACCGCCGACACCGCGGTGTACGCGATGAGCGTGAAAGATGTCCAGGACGCCTGCGACCTCTTCCGGGACACCTACGAGGAGACCGGCGGCAAGGACGGGCGCGTCTCCATCGAGGTGGACCCGCGCTTCGCGGCCGACGAGGCGCAGACCATCGCCCAGGCCCGCGAGCTGTGGCAGCTCGTGGACCGCGAGAACCTCATGATCAAGATCCCGGCCACCGACGAGTCGCTGCCGGCCGTCACGGCGGCGCTCGCGGAGGGGATCTCCGTCAACGTCACCCTCATCTTCTCCGTCGAGCGCTACGCCCAGGTCGTCGAGGCCTACAAGGAGGGCGTCCGCCAGGCAGCGGCGAACGGCAACGACGTCGCGGCGATCCACTCGGTCGCGTCCTTCTTCGTCTCCCGCATGGACACCGAGGTGGACAAGCGCCTCGAGGCGATCGGGACCGACGAGGCCCTCGCGCTGCGTGGCAAGGCCGGCATCGCGAACGCCCGGCTGGCGTACGCGCTGTTCCAGCGCGAGTTCGGGCCCCTGGACGTCGATACGCTGCCTGCCGGCGCGAACGTGCAGCGCCCCCTGTGGGCGTCGACGGGCGTGAAGAACCCGGCGTACCCGGCGACGATGTACGTCACCGAGCTCGCCGGCCCGGACACCGTGAACACGATGCCGGAGAAGACGATCGACGCGGTGCTGCGCGACGGCGGCATCCACGGCGACACCCTCACCGGCACCGAGACCGCCGCCCGCGAGACGTTCGCGGCGCTCGAGGCCGTGGGCATCGACATGGACGACGTCGTGGCCGTGCTCGAGCGCGAGGGCGTGGAGAAGTTCGTGGACGCGTGGCAGGAACTGCTCGATTCCATGACTGCTAGGCTCGCCTAA
- the zwf gene encoding glucose-6-phosphate dehydrogenase: MTQPPRPWSNPLRSDADKRLPQIAGPSGLVIFGVTGDLARKKLLPAVYDLANRGLLPGGFTLVGYGRRDWSKQDFEAYVREAVDNGARTPFHENVWRRLAEGLEFVQGNFDDDAAFDRLAATLARSDAERGTAGNWAYYLSVPPEFFAEVVHQLDRSGMARGSEGQWRRVIIEKPFGHDLASAKQLNEVVGAVFDERSVFRIDHYLGKETVQNILALRFSNQLFEPVWNSHYIDHVQITMAEDIGLGGRASYYDGIGAARDVIQNHLIQLLALVAMEEPTSFSPAQLRAEKLKVLRATSAVGPFGKTTARGQYTAGWQGSQRVVGLREEEGFDPASTTETYAACTLQIESRRWAGVPFYLRTGKRLGRRVTEIALVFKEPPYQPFTAGQTDLLTNNAVVIRVQPDEGVLMRFGSKVPGPGMELRDVNMDFHYSEAFTEQSPEAYERLILDALLDESSLFPTNSEVERSWEILDPVLEYWAEQGTPDEYEAGTWGPASADRMLAKDGRTWRRP, from the coding sequence GTGACGCAACCGCCCCGCCCCTGGTCGAACCCACTGCGCTCAGACGCCGACAAGCGCTTGCCCCAGATCGCCGGCCCCTCGGGGCTGGTGATCTTCGGGGTGACCGGCGACCTCGCCCGGAAGAAGCTGCTGCCGGCGGTGTACGACCTCGCCAACCGAGGGCTGTTGCCCGGCGGGTTCACGCTCGTGGGTTACGGGCGCCGCGACTGGAGCAAGCAGGACTTCGAGGCCTACGTGCGCGAGGCGGTGGACAACGGGGCGCGCACCCCGTTCCACGAGAACGTCTGGCGCCGCCTCGCGGAGGGGCTCGAGTTCGTGCAGGGCAACTTCGACGACGACGCCGCCTTCGACCGCCTCGCCGCCACGCTCGCACGCAGCGACGCGGAGCGCGGCACGGCGGGCAACTGGGCCTACTACCTGTCGGTGCCGCCCGAGTTCTTCGCGGAGGTCGTCCACCAGCTCGACCGCAGCGGCATGGCCCGCGGGAGCGAGGGGCAGTGGCGGCGCGTGATCATCGAGAAGCCGTTCGGCCACGACCTCGCTTCGGCGAAGCAGCTCAACGAGGTCGTTGGCGCCGTCTTCGACGAGCGTTCCGTGTTCCGCATCGACCACTACCTGGGCAAGGAGACGGTGCAGAACATCCTCGCCCTGCGCTTTTCCAACCAGCTGTTCGAGCCGGTGTGGAACTCGCACTACATCGACCACGTGCAGATCACCATGGCCGAGGACATCGGGCTCGGCGGGCGCGCGAGCTACTACGACGGCATCGGCGCCGCCCGCGACGTGATCCAGAACCACCTCATCCAGCTCCTCGCGCTCGTGGCCATGGAGGAACCGACCTCGTTTTCCCCCGCCCAGCTGCGCGCCGAGAAGCTCAAGGTGCTGCGCGCTACCTCGGCGGTCGGCCCGTTCGGCAAGACCACCGCCCGCGGCCAGTACACCGCGGGCTGGCAGGGCTCGCAGCGCGTCGTCGGGCTGCGCGAGGAGGAGGGGTTCGACCCCGCCTCGACCACCGAGACCTACGCCGCCTGCACCCTCCAGATCGAGTCGCGCCGCTGGGCAGGCGTGCCGTTCTACCTGCGCACCGGCAAGCGCCTCGGCCGGCGCGTCACCGAAATCGCGCTCGTGTTCAAAGAGCCCCCGTACCAGCCGTTCACGGCCGGGCAGACGGACCTGCTCACGAACAACGCCGTGGTCATCCGCGTCCAGCCCGACGAGGGCGTGCTCATGCGCTTCGGCTCGAAGGTGCCGGGGCCCGGCATGGAGCTGCGGGACGTGAACATGGACTTCCACTACTCAGAAGCGTTCACCGAGCAGTCCCCCGAGGCCTACGAGCGCCTCATCCTCGACGCCCTGCTCGACGAGTCGAGCCTCTTCCCCACGAACTCGGAGGTGGAGCGCAGCTGGGAGATCCTCGACCCGGTGCTCGAGTACTGGGCCGAGCAGGGCACCCCCGACGAGTACGAGGCGGGCACCTGGGGCCCGGCCTCGGCCGACCGCATGCTGGCCAAGGACGGCCGGACGTGGCGCCGCCCGTAA
- a CDS encoding glucose-6-phosphate dehydrogenase assembly protein OpcA: protein MIIELPNTSTKAIAAELANARESHSLATGRVLTLLVAIDDEGQSRIDDTLATLRDASFEHPARVLVLISGDPEAPPRLDAEVRIAADAGASEVVVMWLRGELTANLGAVVTPLLLPDTPVVACWPEKAPAHPGQTQLGRIAQRRITNLRRDTRGMTLERLAAGYEPGDSDMMWSRITPWRGTVASALDRYPGRAVRGAEIAGAAGDPSVDLAAGWLASSLGVEVARHEARGATDFPIAHLALHCEGGDVEVAVQDAHTVRISAPELADSFVAVGERTDAECLAEELRHLGPDATFERALRGLSGVRRGL from the coding sequence ATGATCATCGAACTCCCCAACACGTCGACGAAGGCGATCGCCGCCGAGCTCGCGAACGCGCGCGAGAGCCACTCGCTAGCCACGGGCCGCGTGCTCACCCTCCTCGTCGCCATCGACGACGAGGGGCAGTCGCGTATCGACGACACCCTGGCCACCCTCCGCGACGCCTCCTTCGAGCACCCCGCCAGGGTCCTCGTGCTTATCTCCGGCGACCCGGAGGCCCCGCCGCGCCTCGACGCCGAGGTCCGCATCGCCGCCGACGCCGGCGCCTCGGAGGTGGTGGTCATGTGGCTGCGCGGGGAGCTCACGGCGAACCTTGGGGCCGTCGTCACGCCGCTGCTCCTGCCGGACACCCCGGTGGTGGCGTGCTGGCCCGAGAAGGCCCCGGCGCACCCGGGCCAGACCCAGCTCGGGCGCATCGCGCAGCGCCGCATCACGAACCTGCGGCGCGACACGCGCGGGATGACGCTCGAGCGCCTCGCCGCCGGCTACGAGCCGGGCGATTCCGACATGATGTGGTCGCGCATCACCCCGTGGCGCGGCACGGTCGCCTCCGCCCTCGACCGATACCCTGGCCGCGCGGTCCGCGGCGCCGAGATCGCGGGCGCCGCGGGCGATCCGAGCGTCGACCTCGCCGCCGGCTGGCTCGCCTCGAGCCTCGGCGTCGAGGTCGCCCGCCACGAGGCTCGTGGCGCCACCGACTTCCCCATCGCCCACCTCGCGCTGCACTGCGAGGGCGGCGACGTCGAGGTGGCGGTGCAGGACGCCCACACCGTGCGCATCTCCGCGCCGGAGCTGGCGGACTCGTTCGTCGCCGTCGGCGAGCGCACCGACGCGGAGTGCCTCGCCGAGGAGCTGCGCCACCTCGGCCCCGACGCGACCTTCGAGCGCGCGCTGCGCGGGCTGTCGGGGGTGCGCCGTGGGCTATAG
- the pgl gene encoding 6-phosphogluconolactonase: MGYRDLASLLDDATSRFTTLTAGIHAEGRAARVVLTGGTAGIALLERLADAPVDWSRVEVFFGDERNVPVSHPDSNEGQARAALLSKVGIPEGNIHGYGLDGGPMDGAVARYRDVLQRHATGGFDLHLLGMGGEGHINSLFPHSAAVRERRELVVAVTDSPKPPAERATLTLPAVQSADHVWLLVSGAGKAEAAAHVSDGAAAAEAWPVAGAIGRKETVLFATEDVTGPR; encoded by the coding sequence GTGGGCTATAGGGATCTTGCATCGCTGCTAGACGACGCCACCTCGCGGTTCACCACCCTCACCGCCGGCATCCACGCCGAGGGCCGCGCCGCGCGCGTCGTGCTCACCGGCGGCACGGCCGGCATCGCGCTGCTCGAGCGCCTCGCCGACGCGCCGGTCGACTGGTCGCGCGTCGAGGTCTTCTTCGGCGACGAGCGCAACGTGCCTGTCTCCCACCCCGATTCGAACGAGGGGCAGGCCCGCGCGGCCCTCCTGTCGAAGGTGGGCATCCCGGAGGGCAACATCCACGGCTACGGCCTCGACGGCGGCCCGATGGACGGCGCCGTCGCCCGCTACCGCGACGTGCTGCAGCGCCACGCCACGGGCGGGTTCGACCTCCACCTGCTCGGCATGGGCGGCGAGGGGCACATCAACTCGCTCTTCCCCCACTCCGCGGCCGTCCGCGAGCGCCGCGAGCTCGTCGTCGCCGTGACCGACTCGCCGAAGCCCCCGGCCGAGCGCGCGACGCTCACCCTGCCCGCCGTGCAGTCCGCGGATCACGTGTGGCTGCTCGTCTCGGGCGCGGGGAAAGCGGAGGCCGCCGCGCACGTGTCCGACGGCGCCGCCGCCGCGGAGGCGTGGCCCGTCGCCGGCGCCATCGGGCGAAAAGAAACGGTCCTGTTCGCCACCGAGGACGTCACAGGACCGCGCTAA
- the secG gene encoding preprotein translocase subunit SecG has product MALALEIVLVIAAILMTIFVLLHKGKGGGLSSLFGGGVQANLSGSTTVERNLDRITILMAIIWIACIIGLNLIQTYAV; this is encoded by the coding sequence ATGGCGCTTGCGCTTGAGATCGTGCTGGTGATCGCCGCGATTTTGATGACCATCTTCGTCCTGCTGCACAAGGGTAAGGGTGGCGGCCTGTCCAGCCTCTTCGGCGGCGGCGTGCAGGCCAACCTGTCGGGTTCGACGACGGTGGAGCGCAACCTCGACCGCATCACGATCCTCATGGCGATCATCTGGATCGCCTGCATCATCGGCCTGAACCTCATCCAGACCTACGCGGTGTAA
- the tpiA gene encoding triose-phosphate isomerase — translation MARTPLIAGNWKMNHDHLEAIQSAQKLVFAFPKDGYEAVDIALTVPFTDLRSIQTLVEGDKLKITYGAQDVSEHDNGAYTGDISASMLERLGCSWVVVGHSERREYHGETNEQVAAKAKKAQEHGITPIVCVGEPLEVREAGEHVSYVVTQARESLAGVDLTNAVIAYEPVWAIGTGKVASAEDAQEVCHGIRELVRELAGDEAADAIRILYGGSVKADTVAEIITQPDVDGGLVGGASLDGQDFAKLAAAAANATR, via the coding sequence ATGGCACGCACACCGCTCATCGCGGGCAACTGGAAGATGAACCACGACCACCTCGAGGCGATCCAGAGCGCCCAGAAGCTCGTCTTCGCGTTCCCGAAGGACGGCTACGAGGCCGTCGACATCGCGCTCACCGTCCCGTTCACCGACCTGCGCTCGATTCAGACGCTCGTCGAGGGCGACAAGCTGAAGATCACCTACGGCGCGCAGGACGTTTCCGAGCACGACAACGGCGCGTACACCGGCGACATTTCGGCGTCGATGCTCGAGCGCCTCGGGTGCAGCTGGGTGGTCGTTGGCCACTCGGAGCGCCGCGAGTACCACGGCGAGACGAACGAGCAGGTCGCCGCGAAGGCGAAGAAGGCGCAGGAGCACGGGATCACCCCGATCGTCTGCGTGGGCGAGCCGCTCGAGGTGCGCGAGGCGGGGGAGCACGTCTCGTACGTCGTGACGCAGGCGCGCGAGTCGCTCGCCGGGGTGGACCTCACCAACGCGGTCATCGCGTACGAGCCGGTCTGGGCGATCGGCACCGGCAAGGTCGCCTCCGCCGAGGACGCGCAGGAGGTCTGCCACGGCATCCGGGAGCTCGTGCGCGAACTCGCGGGCGACGAGGCGGCGGACGCGATCCGCATCCTCTACGGCGGGTCGGTGAAGGCGGACACCGTCGCCGAGATCATCACCCAGCCCGACGTCGACGGCGGGCTCGTCGGCGGCGCGTCGCTCGACGGGCAGGACTTTGCCAAGCTCGCCGCGGCCGCCGCGAACGCGACGCGGTAA
- a CDS encoding phosphoglycerate kinase, translated as MTKTLQQLLDEGVDGRHILVRSDFNVPLDDDGNITDAGRIDASIPTLKALLDGGAKVIVMAHLGRPKGEVNPKYSLAPVAEALSERLGQFVPLAGDVSGEDAHERANGLTEGEILLLENVRFDPRETSKDEAERSAFAEELAALAADNGAFVSDGFGVVHRAQASVYDVAKKLPAYAGFLVEKEVETLSSVKDNPQHPYVVVLGGSKVSDKLGVIEALAEKADTVIIGGGMCYTFLAAQGHNVQKSLLQEDMVDTCKGLIEKYGDKLLLPVDVAAGAEFDKDTEKKVVGLDEIPEGWMGLDIGPETAEKYAAAIKDSKTVFWNGPMGVFEFPNFADGTKAVAEAMIAATKDNGSFTVVGGGDSAASVRTLGLDEDGFSHISTGGGASLELIEGKELPGVSVLQ; from the coding sequence ATGACCAAGACACTGCAGCAGCTTCTCGACGAAGGCGTGGACGGCCGCCACATCCTCGTCCGCTCCGACTTCAACGTCCCGCTCGACGACGACGGCAACATCACGGACGCGGGCCGCATCGACGCCTCGATCCCGACCCTCAAGGCCCTCCTCGACGGGGGCGCCAAGGTGATCGTCATGGCGCACCTCGGCCGCCCGAAGGGCGAGGTCAACCCGAAGTACTCCCTCGCCCCGGTCGCCGAGGCCCTGTCCGAGCGTCTCGGCCAGTTCGTCCCGCTCGCGGGCGACGTCTCGGGCGAGGACGCCCACGAGCGCGCGAACGGGCTGACGGAGGGTGAGATCCTCCTCCTCGAAAACGTCCGCTTCGACCCGCGCGAGACCTCGAAGGACGAGGCGGAGCGCTCCGCGTTCGCCGAAGAGCTTGCGGCGCTTGCCGCTGACAATGGCGCCTTCGTCTCCGACGGCTTCGGCGTGGTGCACCGCGCGCAGGCGTCCGTCTACGACGTGGCAAAGAAGCTCCCGGCCTACGCCGGCTTCCTCGTGGAGAAGGAGGTGGAGACCCTCTCGAGCGTGAAGGACAACCCGCAGCACCCGTACGTCGTCGTCCTCGGCGGCTCGAAGGTCTCCGACAAGCTCGGCGTCATCGAGGCGCTGGCGGAGAAGGCCGACACCGTCATCATCGGCGGCGGCATGTGCTACACGTTCCTCGCCGCGCAGGGCCACAACGTGCAGAAGTCCCTGCTCCAGGAGGACATGGTGGACACCTGCAAGGGGCTCATCGAGAAGTACGGCGACAAGCTGCTCCTTCCGGTCGACGTCGCGGCGGGCGCCGAGTTCGACAAGGACACCGAGAAGAAGGTCGTCGGCCTCGACGAGATCCCGGAGGGTTGGATGGGCCTCGACATCGGCCCGGAGACCGCGGAGAAGTACGCCGCGGCCATCAAGGACTCGAAGACCGTGTTCTGGAACGGGCCGATGGGCGTGTTCGAGTTCCCGAACTTCGCCGACGGCACGAAGGCCGTCGCCGAGGCGATGATCGCGGCGACGAAGGACAACGGCTCCTTCACCGTGGTCGGCGGCGGCGACTCGGCGGCGTCGGTACGCACGCTCGGCCTCGACGAGGACGGCTTCTCCCACATCTCCACCGGCGGCGGCGCCTCCCTCGAGCTCATCGAGGGCAAGGAGCTCCCCGGCGTTTCCGTGCTGCAGTAA
- the gap gene encoding type I glyceraldehyde-3-phosphate dehydrogenase, with translation MTTRIGINGFGRIGRAAFRIIEDEYKGELEVAKINDLTDNETLAHLMKYDTAYGQFNHDVEYDENSITVDGRRIEVSAEKDPANLAWGDAGVDIVLECTGVFRKGPDAKAHIDAGAKKVIISAPGKDVDGTYVWGVNHHDYTNDATVISAASCTTNSLAPVAKVLDEAFGIERGLMTTIHAYTGDQRLQDAPHKDLRRARAAAQNIVPTTTGAAKAVALVLPNLEGKLDGFAMRVPTITGSATDLTVTLGKDVTVEEINAAVKQAVADDEFGTAMQYTEDPIVSSDIIGNNHGAIFDAGMTRVIDGNLVKVISWYDNEWSYTSQYIRLTKHVADQL, from the coding sequence GTGACTACCCGCATTGGCATCAACGGCTTCGGCCGCATCGGGCGCGCGGCGTTCCGCATCATCGAGGACGAGTACAAGGGCGAGCTCGAGGTCGCGAAGATCAACGATCTCACCGACAACGAGACGCTCGCGCACCTCATGAAGTACGACACCGCCTACGGCCAGTTCAACCACGACGTCGAGTACGACGAGAACTCCATCACCGTCGACGGCCGCCGCATCGAGGTCTCCGCCGAGAAGGATCCGGCGAACCTTGCGTGGGGCGACGCGGGCGTGGACATCGTGCTCGAGTGCACCGGCGTGTTCCGCAAGGGCCCGGACGCGAAGGCCCACATTGACGCGGGCGCGAAGAAGGTCATCATCTCCGCACCGGGCAAGGACGTCGACGGCACCTACGTGTGGGGCGTGAACCACCACGACTACACCAACGACGCGACCGTCATCTCCGCCGCGTCTTGCACGACGAACTCGCTCGCCCCGGTGGCGAAGGTGCTCGACGAGGCCTTCGGCATCGAGCGCGGCCTCATGACCACGATCCACGCTTACACCGGCGACCAGCGCCTGCAGGACGCGCCGCACAAGGACCTGCGCCGCGCCCGCGCCGCCGCGCAGAACATCGTGCCGACCACGACCGGCGCCGCGAAGGCCGTCGCCCTCGTGCTGCCGAACCTCGAGGGCAAGCTCGACGGCTTCGCCATGCGCGTGCCCACGATCACCGGCTCGGCGACCGACCTCACGGTCACCCTCGGCAAGGACGTCACGGTCGAGGAGATCAACGCCGCGGTGAAGCAGGCCGTGGCCGACGACGAGTTCGGCACCGCGATGCAGTACACCGAGGACCCGATCGTCTCCTCCGACATCATCGGCAACAACCACGGCGCGATCTTCGACGCCGGCATGACCCGCGTCATCGACGGCAACCTGGTGAAGGTCATCTCCTGGTACGACAACGAGTGGTCCTACACCTCGCAGTACATCCGCCTGACGAAGCACGTCGCGGACCAGCTCTAA
- the whiA gene encoding DNA-binding protein WhiA encodes MALTAKVKDELLAAPSGGLEARAAEATALIRFAGGIAAAPEGVEIVADFEEEAVAARLAESLGELCAVRPAVETVPPGPNNRETRHEVRVADGAADVIRRLKLVTASGHPVVGMPRQVISGSMAAVEAAWRGAFLARGRLTEPGRTATLEVACPGQEAALALVGLARRMGVTAKTRETRGVERVCIRDGETIGILLSRIGAPVTRLEWDRKREQRADTSKSGNRLATFDDANTRRSAQAAAAAAARVERAMEILGDDVPEHLAEAGYLRVEHRHASLEELGRLADPQMTKDAIAGRIRRLLSLADKRAKELGVDDTHGSPAT; translated from the coding sequence GTGGCGCTCACGGCCAAGGTCAAGGACGAGCTGCTCGCGGCGCCGAGCGGCGGCCTCGAGGCGCGCGCCGCGGAGGCGACCGCGCTCATCCGCTTTGCGGGCGGGATCGCCGCCGCGCCCGAGGGCGTCGAGATCGTCGCCGACTTCGAGGAGGAGGCGGTGGCCGCCCGGCTCGCCGAGTCCCTCGGTGAGCTGTGCGCGGTCCGGCCGGCCGTCGAGACGGTCCCGCCGGGGCCGAACAACCGGGAGACGCGCCACGAGGTGCGCGTCGCGGACGGGGCCGCCGACGTGATCCGCCGCCTCAAGCTGGTCACCGCGTCGGGGCACCCGGTGGTGGGCATGCCGCGGCAGGTGATTTCTGGTTCGATGGCCGCGGTCGAGGCCGCGTGGCGGGGCGCGTTCCTCGCCCGCGGGCGGCTCACCGAGCCGGGCCGCACGGCGACGCTCGAGGTCGCCTGCCCGGGTCAGGAGGCCGCGCTCGCGCTCGTCGGGCTGGCGCGCCGGATGGGGGTCACGGCGAAGACCCGCGAGACCCGCGGCGTGGAGCGGGTGTGCATCCGCGACGGGGAGACGATCGGGATCCTGCTCAGCCGGATCGGCGCGCCGGTGACGCGCCTGGAGTGGGACCGCAAGCGGGAGCAGCGCGCGGACACGTCGAAGTCGGGCAACCGGCTGGCGACGTTCGACGACGCGAACACCCGCCGCTCGGCGCAGGCGGCCGCGGCCGCTGCGGCGCGTGTGGAGCGGGCGATGGAGATTCTTGGCGACGACGTGCCCGAGCACCTCGCCGAGGCGGGGTACCTGCGCGTCGAGCACCGCCACGCGTCGCTCGAGGAGCTGGGCCGGCTCGCGGACCCGCAGATGACGAAGGACGCGATCGCCGGGCGCATCCGGCGGCTGCTCTCGCTCGCCGACAAGCGGGCGAAGGAGCTCGGGGTCGACGACACGCACGGGTCCCCGGCCACGTAG
- a CDS encoding gluconeogenesis factor YvcK family protein — protein sequence MHHTSEQPASFTCLGGGHGLYQTLTAARFAGASDINAVVTVADDGGSSGRLRREMDVVPPGDLRMALAALSGEGEDGERWRGTLQHRFGGHGAMAGHALGNLLITGLAEQLGDTQAALDQVAAWTGSAGRVIPVCPRPLDIEADVAGLDDDPRVLRSVRGQVAVATTPGTVRRVRLTPDKPAASPDAVEAILGADVVTIGPGSWFSSVIPHILVPEIAQALNDTDAKVVVILNLTPEAGETHGFTTERHIHVFSQHAPELRVDAFLADDRAATTAGERENIARAAAGLDAAVTFMPLGEQTEDGSASTRHDPEKLAAALKAVHAAR from the coding sequence ATGCACCACACCAGTGAACAACCGGCGTCGTTCACCTGCCTCGGCGGCGGCCACGGGCTCTACCAGACGCTTACCGCGGCGCGCTTTGCGGGGGCGAGCGACATCAACGCGGTGGTCACCGTCGCGGACGACGGCGGCTCGTCGGGCCGGCTGCGCCGCGAGATGGACGTCGTCCCGCCCGGCGACCTGCGCATGGCGCTCGCGGCGCTGAGCGGCGAGGGTGAGGACGGCGAGCGGTGGCGAGGTACGCTGCAGCACCGCTTCGGCGGCCACGGCGCGATGGCGGGGCACGCGCTGGGCAACCTCCTCATCACCGGCCTTGCGGAGCAGCTCGGGGACACGCAGGCCGCCCTCGACCAGGTCGCCGCGTGGACGGGCTCGGCCGGGCGCGTTATCCCGGTGTGCCCGCGGCCGCTCGACATCGAGGCGGACGTCGCCGGGCTCGACGACGACCCGCGGGTGCTGCGCTCGGTGCGCGGCCAGGTGGCCGTCGCCACGACGCCCGGGACGGTTCGCCGGGTCCGGCTCACCCCGGACAAGCCGGCCGCAAGCCCGGACGCGGTCGAGGCGATCCTCGGCGCGGACGTGGTCACCATCGGCCCGGGGTCGTGGTTCTCCTCGGTGATCCCGCACATCCTCGTCCCCGAGATCGCGCAGGCGCTCAACGACACCGACGCGAAGGTCGTGGTCATCCTCAACCTCACGCCCGAGGCCGGCGAGACCCACGGGTTCACTACCGAGCGCCACATCCACGTCTTCTCGCAGCACGCGCCCGAACTTCGTGTCGACGCTTTCCTCGCGGACGACCGCGCGGCCACCACCGCCGGCGAGCGCGAGAACATCGCCCGCGCCGCGGCGGGGCTCGACGCTGCGGTGACGTTCATGCCGCTGGGGGAGCAGACGGAGGACGGCAGCGCCTCCACGAGGCACGACCCGGAGAAGTTGGCAGCTGCCCTCAAAGCCGTGCATGCGGCGCGCTAA
- the rapZ gene encoding RNase adapter RapZ — translation MPTTSAARALPQEDAATTHRPVIITGLSGGGLSTAAKVFEDRGFFVSQNVPPQLILELVDLAASDTSPVERLAVVTDVRSRGFHGSLMDTISAIRERGYAPFVLFLEARDDVLIRRFDSVRRTHPLQGDGTLQSGIERERAELEELRAAADIIIDTSNLSVHDLRRAVEASVGELPAGRQHVTIESFGFKHGSPRDADIVLDVRFLPNPYWIEELREFRGVDAAVADYVLSQPGAREYVDGFVDLLTSTLGGYHHEGKDFITVGVGCTGGHHRSVAVAEAIGKRLRQQGQVDVSVIHRDLERH, via the coding sequence ATGCCAACCACCTCCGCCGCCCGCGCCCTGCCCCAGGAAGACGCCGCCACCACGCACAGGCCGGTGATCATCACCGGCCTGTCCGGGGGCGGCCTGTCCACGGCGGCGAAGGTATTCGAGGACCGCGGCTTCTTCGTCTCCCAGAACGTCCCGCCGCAGCTCATCCTCGAGCTGGTGGACCTGGCGGCGTCGGACACCTCGCCGGTCGAGCGCCTCGCGGTGGTCACCGACGTGCGCTCGCGGGGGTTCCACGGCTCGCTCATGGACACGATCTCCGCGATCCGGGAGCGCGGCTACGCCCCGTTCGTACTCTTCCTCGAGGCGCGCGACGACGTGCTCATCCGCCGCTTCGACTCGGTGCGGCGCACCCACCCGCTACAGGGCGATGGCACGCTGCAGTCCGGCATCGAGCGCGAGCGGGCGGAGCTGGAGGAGCTGCGGGCGGCGGCGGACATCATCATCGACACCTCGAACCTGTCCGTCCACGACCTGCGCCGCGCGGTGGAGGCGTCCGTGGGCGAGCTGCCCGCGGGACGCCAGCACGTCACCATCGAGTCGTTCGGTTTCAAGCACGGCTCGCCCCGCGACGCGGACATCGTCCTCGACGTGCGTTTCCTGCCCAACCCGTACTGGATCGAGGAGCTGCGCGAATTCCGCGGCGTCGATGCCGCGGTGGCGGACTACGTGCTCTCGCAGCCGGGAGCGCGCGAGTACGTCGACGGGTTCGTCGACCTGCTCACCAGCACCCTCGGCGGGTACCACCACGAGGGCAAGGACTTCATCACCGTCGGCGTGGGCTGCACGGGCGGCCACCACCGCTCCGTCGCCGTCGCCGAGGCGATCGGCAAGCGCCTGCGCCAGCAGGGACAGGTCGACGTGAGCGTCATCCACCGCGACCTCGAGCGCCACTAG